Sequence from the Ectothiorhodospira sp. BSL-9 genome:
GGCAGCAGCAGACCGCCACGATCGATGAGGGTTTGTTCGAACGCGGCCCGAATCAGGCGTTCCTGTTCACGACGCTCTTCCTCCGCGGCTTCCTGGACGGCCTGTTCCAGGGCCTCCTGTTGCGGATCGGGTTCCCTGATCTGTGCCGGGCCCGGCGCAGATGGATGCAGATGGGATTCCAGTTCGTCAAGACGGTCGATGAGATGCCGGATGACGTCATCACGCACGACGATGGCCCGTCGCAGTTCCCGCAACTCCTCCTGCAATTGATCGATGCGTTCATCGGCCATGGCCATGGTGGCAGGCACACCGCTCACCGCCACGATGCATAGCCACGACATCCCCCGCATGGACATCCCACTCCTGGTCGGAGGCACCCTCACGGGGTCACCGGGAGATGGCGTATGGCCGGTGGCACGGGTCCACCCGCCCTCAGCAGGCGGTGAACATAGTCCAGGTTGGGTAGTGGCGTGTTCAGCGCATTGGGAGCCAGCGGTCCTTGTCCCGGGTCCCATGGCGATTGGCCCACCTCCCGCACGAAGAACCCGATACGACTGGACCAGGCCTCGTCAAACTGTGCCAGCGACAGGGTGAGGTTGCCGAAGGCCGGATCACCAATCAGGACACGGTTTCCGGCGCGGCCCCGGAACACCACAAAATGATCCAGGTCCCGATAGCGAATGGGGAGAATCGCAGGCACCGGACTGTGTTCCAGATCCTCCAGGGTCAATTGTGCGTAGCCCTCTGCCTGATAGCCCACGGCCTCGGCGAAGCGCTTGAGATCGAGAAGGGAGAATCCGCCACGTGCCCTGACCCTCTCCGGGTCTGTGTTGGCCAGGATACTGACGGCAATCGTGGCCTCACTGAAGGGGTCGCCAAAATGGTAGGTGAGAATGGTGCTCAAGGCAGCCGATCCACAGCTGACATCCCACCCCTGGCGCACCAATCCTGCCTCACGCAACTGCTTGAGGGGCATCACGTCGGTGGAAACGCGACCCGCTGCGGTCGGAAGTGGCGTGCCCCCATCCACCACCGGGCTTGCTGTCGCAAGCACCGATATCAGCAGCGCGGGGGCGACGGCTTTCATCTGGGGCCTCCCAGCGACGCAGGGGAAGATGCCAACTCCCTCTGGAGGTTGATTTGCTGCATCTGACCGACCACGGAGTCGATATTGACGTTCAGATTCAGCAAGACATTCACGGGTGAGTTGACCGCGTTGATGTTGATCAGCGAGGAAAGGTTCTGCTGAGCATTGTCTCCCAGTATCAGCAGGGCCTGGGGGTTGGAGCGGCCGTCCAGAAGCGCAGCCTGACCTTGAACATGGATGTGACTGCCCCGCCGGGTGGTTCTTGCTGCCTCGAACCGGGCCAGCTCCTGGGAATCCCCCATCACCGCACCGGCCACCACGCGATCCAGCCAGGCATCATCCATCAGTCGAGGCGACTGGGCATGCGCGGTTCCCGCCATCCAGAGGGTGCAAGCCAGCAGCCATGTCTTGCGAGATTGGATGGGCATCATTGAAACCCCTGCACAAAGGTGTTGCTTTGGCTCACGGCCAAGGGATTCCCTTGCGTGGCACGTACGTGGGCGGGGGTGCGCGCCACGTTGGTGGCCCCTCCCATGAGCGAGGTGGTGACGTTGGCAGCATTCAACGCTCGCAAAGTCTGCTGAGCGCCCCCGTGCACCTGAACGACATGGTAGGTCTCCACCCGGGACTGACTTCCGGACAGGGTGATCAGGTCCGCCCGGGCTCCGACCAATTCACCGCCGGTCGTCTGCTCTATCTGTTCCCTCCGGGACCACCGATCCTGCTCCCATTGATGCTCCCAGGTGTGGGTTTGCTCCTCCAGCACGCGCTCGAATGACTCCAGGCGCTCGATGGATTGGGTGCCGCAGGACTGCGCGGAGCGGGTTAGACAGAGGATGCCATCGGTCAGGTCAGCCCGCATGCCGAATTCGGTCGACCAGGGCGGACCCTGCTCACCGCCCGGGTCAAACAAGTCTCCCAGGGAGATTTCAAAGCGGGCATCGGGAAGTGACAGATCCAGTTCCAGTGACTGCAGCGGGCGACCCGGCAGCAGTTCCAGGGCTGCCGGGGTCAGTATGCCGGCGACGGGCTCCAGGTCCAGGACAAACGATTCAGTGATGCCTGGCAGCGAGAGGCCCAGATTGAGATCAACCCCCGTCTGGGGTGTCTGCATCTCGAAACGACCACTGCCCACGGCCGCGATCCCTTGGCCCAGCTTGATATCCAGGTCCTGGAGCGGGTTGGCGCCTGCGAGGCGGATCTCGCCCACATCCAACGACGCGGTGGTGCGATTACCCACATTGAAGTCAAGGTCGGCGCGTACGCAGCCGCCCAAACATAGCTCTCCACGCACGGTGGGAAGATCTGGAGGGGGGAGGCTGATTTGCCCCAGGTTCACCACCAGATCATCTCCCTCCCCCCGAATCGAGGCCGGCGTCACCTGAGCACCCTGGATTTGCAGACCCGAAAACTCGGCACCGATACCGAACCTTGCGGGTTCTTCTCCGGTAAACCAGTCAAATGAGACGGCGGGGAGTGTCAGCGAGGGCAGCGTGCAGGTGGGGGCACCGCACAGATCCAACCCCACCTCCCAATCACGCCCCAGGCTGTCGCCGGGTACGGCAGCGTTGTAACGGGCACGTGTGCGGACCTGGTTCATTTCCTGGTCCACGCGCGTATCCATGCGTGATTGGCGATCGCCAATGCCTTGCCATGACTGGGCCGCTTCCCAGCGGCGGCTGTCCTGACCACTTGTGGTGGCACCAAGTTGAGCGCCGTCCGCACCCTCCTGCACAAAATGATTGGTCTGGTCCACCCGGGAGGTGGGCCCACCCACGGCCCCACCCTCAAAGACATTCAGGCCGGTGATGGTGTCAGCTCGGGAGGCGTTAACCACATTCAACCCGGTCAGGCCGGACTGGGCAGCGCCCCCTAACTGGACCTGATTCAGCGATTCCCGCTCGAACACGGTGCCTCCCGCCACCACACCAGACACGTCGCCCGGTGGCGGAGGTAATCCTGCGTCCATGGAAGCTCCGCCCTGCACGCCGGCGCGGGCCCGGTCCGGAAGGGGACGATCGGGAGGTCTGATGGCGCTCTGGCCGGGTTGCTGTACCACCATGCCCGAAGCCTGAACCCGGTCCAGGGCAAAGTCGTCCAGTGCCCTGGGGGCCGCCGCAAGGGTCGGCGTCAACGCAAGGCCCAGCGCCATCCCGATGGGCACCCCCAGTCGACCCTGGAACATGCTCATGATCCGAGCCTCCCTGTTGGTCAAGGGTGGCGGGACACATGCCCACCGCCACCCTTGTTTGACGGCGATCTCAGCGGCTGTGGCTGATGACGTTGGTCTGCGTCAGATTGAGGGATTGCCCCCCGCTGGCATTGAGTGCTCCGGAGCGTTGGGTGGCCACATTGACGCCGTTGGCCACGGCGCTGCCCGCAGCATTGACCACATTCATTGCCCGCACATCAGCCTGGGCATTTCCCGCCAGCACCACCAGGTAGCTGGATTCCACCGTCAGATCCGAACTGTCCACCACGATGTACTCGGCCTGGGCGTCACGCAGCACGAAGGGTGCCCGGATTCGTTCATCCAGTGCCGTGTCCCAGGAGCGCTCGCTGACCTCACTGCTCTCCTGGATGTGAGCAGTCGAGCGGTCCACCATGTCCGTGATCTCCTCTTCGAAGCGCCCCTCGGCCTGGCAGGAGCCGTTCTGGACCGCACACCCTGCCCCCTCGAATTCCACCGTCATCTCGGGCAGCCTGAGGTTGACCCTCACCTCTCCATCAAAGGAGACAACCCCGGGCAGCGAGACACCTCCGCCTGACTCGAACGTGAACTCACCGGCATCAAAGTGCACACCGAGATCACCGGCACCCGACAGACCCCGTCCCGCCTGGATCTCCTGCCCCAGCACCGTCGACTTGGCGTTCACGCGACCACTGCTCTCGTTGCTGCGCGCGAACGAATGCGTCTCCACGTTGGCGATGTTTTCAGACGAAGCCAGTTCTGAAGACTCGAAACTGGAGCCGCTGTCCGACGTTACCCGGTCGATATTGGCCTCGATTCGCTCGTAGGATGGCACTGAGGCCACGCGGCGCTGTTCCTGGACGATGTCGTTGATCTGGGCCACGTTGAAGTGCGCACCGTCCATGATGTCGGAGGTGGTCTCGGCCCGCCCGTCAAAGACATTGATGCCGTTGGCAATGGTGCTCTCGGCTCCTGTGACCAGGTTCATCGCCCGGGCGTTGGCCTGAGCGCCCTCAAGTAACTCAACAT
This genomic interval carries:
- a CDS encoding C39 family peptidase translates to MKAVAPALLISVLATASPVVDGGTPLPTAAGRVSTDVMPLKQLREAGLVRQGWDVSCGSAALSTILTYHFGDPFSEATIAVSILANTDPERVRARGGFSLLDLKRFAEAVGYQAEGYAQLTLEDLEHSPVPAILPIRYRDLDHFVVFRGRAGNRVLIGDPAFGNLTLSLAQFDEAWSSRIGFFVREVGQSPWDPGQGPLAPNALNTPLPNLDYVHRLLRAGGPVPPAIRHLPVTP